From Candidatus Woesearchaeota archaeon, one genomic window encodes:
- a CDS encoding HAD-IA family hydrolase, producing the protein MSGKNSIKLVIFDFDGCIANVEKAIKEGSQELILKYVKTNIDVEKIARNEGMAVLIKKSGISYWKVPKIVRKFRKIISKTIISATPYNGIPKLLSDLNKNYTVGIVTSNSKKNVNKFLKKFKLTPNFHFVKTNISLFTKAWWLWILIKKHGFKRNETVIVGDEVRDIEAANKVGVKSIAVTWGLNTKKLLKHSNPDHIVDKPSDILKIINQM; encoded by the coding sequence ATGTCTGGGAAAAATAGTATAAAACTTGTAATTTTTGATTTTGATGGTTGTATAGCCAATGTAGAAAAAGCTATTAAAGAAGGTTCTCAGGAGTTAATTTTGAAATATGTAAAAACTAATATTGATGTTGAAAAAATTGCTAGAAATGAAGGCATGGCTGTTCTTATTAAAAAATCAGGCATTTCATATTGGAAAGTCCCTAAAATAGTTAGAAAGTTTCGCAAAATAATAAGTAAAACGATTATATCTGCAACTCCTTACAACGGGATACCTAAATTACTTAGTGATTTAAATAAAAATTATACCGTGGGGATTGTTACATCAAATTCAAAAAAAAATGTAAACAAATTTCTAAAAAAGTTTAAATTAACCCCTAATTTTCATTTTGTGAAAACTAATATTTCTTTATTTACAAAAGCCTGGTGGTTATGGATTTTAATCAAAAAACATGGATTTAAAAGAAATGAAACAGTGATAGTTGGTGACGAAGTCCGTGATATTGAAGCAGCCAATAAAGTTGGCGTGAAATCAATTGCAGTAACTTGGGGGCTTAATACTAAAAAATTATTAAAACATTCAAATCCAGACCATATTGTTGATAAACCTTCAGACATATTAAAAATAATTAATCAGATGTAG
- a CDS encoding tetratricopeptide repeat protein: MSRYNYQLPVNWEILIKENGKIIDLYSLYDRPDPFVHLEVSEIEFSDKSLEFLSNRDYELKEKIFQLGREILNDEEKRKEYNSFYVVDYGEKVGPVILKKAEIASLKGMVETATQFYQQILQHFQDYPGILSEAFNGYGMIYESEGKLNQAILYYEKSIEKNPNNDRAKLNLADILNHQSNWPGSSELYHEVLKNDQFCLPAIDGLIKCCEESIRIRKKDYEGIEEGLELAIKKEEYLLLKYEHKTAIELRRKKKKARGIFNKSLKGYIFERKYSESDIKIIPWDVNELCFEIPALIEEGDYIGAEANIDLIMEKQTINDMEFNKKAGSFEFLGYYYKALLNLSRGEYGIALHDVAKSICLQPFQSKTWELKEDIIDQNIAFLREKIKILKIDRIKAVKKQRRDNLEEKIKQAQESLSISQEINGLGDIVFNNVEMGIERIKNYAHLGYKGLIHGWKTAQQQRQIAEKNGDEPTHYSLTSSLTEITAGTTMYGVGILTSNLLLAGIGLITVIEGLYRTYKIENEDEVCGTVLNFPWWLKNSFIKWKNHLYQDWKIRIQQKKEETLLLRKVEYKNDFQLPGSFPLLPKPEITQDKEENLEELLEPEEDTTSD, from the coding sequence ATGAGCAGATATAATTATCAATTACCCGTTAATTGGGAGATATTGATTAAGGAAAATGGTAAAATAATAGATTTATATTCATTGTATGACAGACCGGACCCATTTGTGCATTTAGAAGTTTCTGAAATTGAATTTAGTGATAAATCTCTTGAGTTTTTGAGTAATAGAGATTATGAACTCAAAGAAAAAATATTTCAGTTAGGGAGAGAAATATTAAATGATGAAGAGAAAAGAAAAGAATATAATAGTTTCTATGTAGTAGATTACGGTGAAAAAGTTGGACCGGTCATATTGAAAAAAGCAGAAATCGCGTCATTAAAAGGGATGGTTGAAACGGCAACACAATTTTATCAACAAATATTGCAACATTTTCAAGATTATCCCGGGATATTGTCTGAAGCATTCAATGGCTATGGAATGATATATGAAAGCGAAGGAAAACTTAATCAGGCAATATTATATTATGAAAAAAGCATTGAAAAAAATCCAAACAATGACCGTGCAAAATTAAATCTTGCAGACATATTAAATCATCAAAGTAACTGGCCAGGAAGTTCAGAATTATATCATGAAGTGTTAAAAAATGATCAATTTTGTTTACCTGCAATTGATGGTTTAATTAAGTGTTGTGAAGAGAGTATACGCATTAGAAAAAAAGATTATGAAGGAATTGAAGAGGGTCTTGAACTTGCAATAAAAAAAGAAGAGTATTTGCTGCTTAAGTATGAACATAAAACTGCTATTGAACTAAGGAGGAAGAAAAAAAAAGCAAGAGGGATTTTTAACAAAAGCTTAAAAGGCTATATATTTGAGAGAAAATATTCAGAGAGTGATATTAAAATAATTCCATGGGATGTTAATGAATTGTGTTTTGAAATCCCCGCACTCATCGAAGAAGGAGATTATATTGGAGCAGAAGCTAATATTGACTTAATTATGGAAAAACAAACTATTAACGATATGGAATTTAACAAAAAAGCAGGTAGTTTTGAATTTTTGGGTTATTATTACAAAGCGCTGTTAAATCTAAGCCGGGGAGAGTATGGCATTGCATTACATGATGTGGCTAAAAGTATTTGTCTGCAACCATTTCAAAGTAAAACCTGGGAACTTAAAGAAGATATAATTGACCAGAATATTGCTTTTTTAAGAGAAAAGATTAAAATACTCAAAATCGACAGAATAAAAGCTGTTAAAAAACAGAGAAGGGATAATTTAGAAGAAAAAATTAAACAAGCGCAAGAAAGTTTATCTATTTCTCAAGAAATAAATGGTCTTGGAGATATTGTTTTTAATAACGTTGAAATGGGGATTGAAAGAATTAAAAATTATGCTCACCTAGGATATAAGGGATTAATACATGGATGGAAAACCGCTCAACAGCAACGACAAATTGCAGAGAAAAATGGAGATGAGCCTACCCATTATAGCCTAACCTCTAGTTTAACTGAAATTACTGCTGGAACTACAATGTATGGCGTAGGAATTTTGACTTCAAATCTTTTGTTAGCAGGCATTGGTTTGATAACCGTTATTGAAGGCCTATATAGAACATATAAAATAGAAAACGAAGACGAAGTTTGCGGTACGGTATTAAATTTTCCATGGTGGTTGAAAAATTCTTTTATTAAATGGAAAAATCATTTATACCAAGATTGGAAAATTCGAATTCAACAGAAAAAAGAAGAAACATTATTATTAAGAAAAGTTGAATATAAAAATGATTTTCAATTACCGGGAAGTTTCCCATTGCTTCCAAAACCTGAAATAACTCAAGATAAGGAAGAAAATTTAGAAGAGTTGTTAGAGCCTGAGGAGGATACTACATCTGATTAA